TTGGTCATCGTGGATGACGAGCCCCAGCTGTTCGACACCCCGGGCTCGTCCGCAGGGTTCGGGGCAGTGACGTCGGGCGGCTCGCTCGCCGACGCCACCCACTCCTCCGCCCCGTTGGCGGTGCGGATGCGTCCGCGCACCCTCGAGGAGCTGGTCGGCCAGGAGCAGCTGCGCGCGCCCGGCTCGCCGCTGCGGCAGCTGGTCGAGGGCGACCAGTCGCTCTCGCTGCTGCTGTGGGGGCCACCCGGCACCGGCAAGACGACGATCGCCTCGATCATCAGCCAGCAGACCGGGCGGCGCTTCGTCGAGGTCTCAGCCGTGTCCGCCGGCGTCAAGGAGGTCCGGGCGGCGATCGACTCGGCTCGGCGCCAGCTGGTGGCGACGGGGGAGGAGACCGTCCTCTTCGTCGACGAGGTCCACCGGTTCAGCAAGGCCCAGCAGGACGCCCTGCTGCCCGGTGTCGAGAACCGCTGGGTGACCCTGGTCGCGGCGACCACGGAGAACCCGTCGTTCAGCGTGATCTCGCCGCTGCTCTCGCGCAGCCTGCTGCTGCGCCTGCAGTCGCTGACCGACGACGACATCGCCGCCGTCCTCGACCAGGCGGTCGGCGACGAGCGTGGGCTCGACGGCGAGCTGGTGCTCGAGGACGCGGCCCGCGAGCACATCGTGCGTCTCGCCGGCGGCGACGCCCGCCGCTCGCTGACCTACCTCGAAGCCGCGGCGGGGGCGGCGAGGAGCAAGGGCAGCACCACCATCGACGTCGAGACCGCCGAGACCGCGGCCGACCAGGCGGCGGTGCGCTACGACCGCGACGGTGACCAGCACTACGACGTGGTCAGCGCCTTCATCAAGTCGGTCCGCGGCTCCGACGCCGACGCCGCCCTGCACTACCTCGCGCGGATGATCGGGGCGGGGGAGGACCCCCGGTTCATCGCCCGCCGCCTG
The genomic region above belongs to Nocardioides sp. QY071 and contains:
- a CDS encoding replication-associated recombination protein A gives rise to the protein MDDEPQLFDTPGSSAGFGAVTSGGSLADATHSSAPLAVRMRPRTLEELVGQEQLRAPGSPLRQLVEGDQSLSLLLWGPPGTGKTTIASIISQQTGRRFVEVSAVSAGVKEVRAAIDSARRQLVATGEETVLFVDEVHRFSKAQQDALLPGVENRWVTLVAATTENPSFSVISPLLSRSLLLRLQSLTDDDIAAVLDQAVGDERGLDGELVLEDAAREHIVRLAGGDARRSLTYLEAAAGAARSKGSTTIDVETAETAADQAAVRYDRDGDQHYDVVSAFIKSVRGSDADAALHYLARMIGAGEDPRFIARRLMILASEDIGLADPTALTTAVAAAQTVQLIGMPEAQLTLAHATIALAVAPKSNAVTTAIFEAVADVRAGKIGQVPPHLRDAHYAGAKSLGHGQGYVYSHDAPFGVAEQQYAPDVVLDAAYYRPTELGAEAAVKQRWERVRRIIRGK